The sequence below is a genomic window from Halodesulfurarchaeum sp. HSR-GB.
ATATGTTCGAATTCGGTTACTATCTTGAGAACATCGCCCCGGGGCCTCAAATGAATAATCGTTGCAACATTTGTTAGAGCCCCCAGAATGCGGCGATCCCGAGGGTCGTGACAACGGCCAAGATCACCTGGAGGGGCCCGCCGACTCGGATGTAGTCACTGAAATCGTATCCACCGGGACCATAGACGAAGAGGTTGGTCTGATACCCAACTGGCGACATGAACGCCGTACTGGCGGCGAACGTGACTGCAAGAACGAAGGCAAATGCGTTGGCGTTCAACTTGGCGGCCGCGTCGACAGCGACGGGGATGAGCAACACGACGCTGGCCTGGTTGCTAACGAGGTTGGTAATCGCAGCGGTCAGCAGATAGAACAGTCCGAGGACGGCGATCGTGGGCAAGAAGTCAGCCGTCGAGACGACGAGCGTGCTGAGCAGATCGGCACCACCCGTCTCCGATAGTGCCCTGCCGAGCGGAATGACGCCGGCTAGGAGGAAGATCACATCCCACTGAACGGCATCGTACGCCTCTGCCGGTTTGATGATACCGGCGACGATCATCACGAGGACGCCGCCGAGCGCAGCCACCATGATCGGCAGGATGCCGAGTGCCGCCACTCCGACGACCGAGAGCACGACACCGACTGCGATCGGGAGTTTCGACGACCGGAACTGCTGGACGGCGAGTTCGCCAGCCACGATCATATTCGGATCGTCCGCGAGTCGGTCGACGGTGTCGGGGTCGGACTCGATGAGGAGCAGGTCGCCCGGACGGATTCGATACTCTGTAAGGCGTTCGTAGGCGGTCTCACCGCCACGACGGATGGCCAGAACAGCCGTCTGATACTGGTCTTGAAACCGTGACGACTCGGCCGTTTCGCCGACGAGATTGGACCCGGCGGTAACGACGATTTCGACGAGCGTTTGCTCGGGGCCAAGCGCGTCGAAACCACCTGGCGGCGTGACTTCCGAAACAATTTCGATTCCCTCTACCCCGTGTAGCGTCCGTAACGCGTCTTCGGTGAGCCGGATCGTGAAGGTGTCCCCCTCCCGTATCGTCATGGACAGTTTCGGCTCTCGATAATAGTCACCATCACGAATCAGTTGAGTGACGTTCGCTTCGAATTCGACCGCTTCGAGCGCCTCTTGGAGCGTCAAGCCGACGAACGGCGATTCTTCGCCCACGATCACTTCCGTGAAAAATTCTTCCTTTTGGGCCGTTTCGAGCTTACTGCGAGGTGTCACATGAGAGGGAGCAAGCCAGTATCCGATCGTAAGGAGGTACACCCCGGTGACGAGAAATACCACGAAGCCGAGGTGGGCGAACTCGAACATCGAGAACGCGTGCAGAGATGGGTAGTCGGCAGCGAGTCGGCTCGCCACGTCGCTGGCTAGGAGGTTCGTGGACGTGCCGATGAGCGTGAGCATTCCACCAGCCATCGACGCGTAGGAAAGCGGAATGAGCAACTTTGAGGGCGACGTTCCGTTCTCGTGAGCGAGGTCGCTCACCATCGGCAACAAGATGGCGACGGCCGCGGTGTTGTTGATGATTCCCGAGAGTGGACCAACGAGCCCAACCGTTGCGCCGAGTTGTTTGTGTTCGCTTTCGCCTGTAAACGAGGCGACTATCTTCTTAAGACGCTGAATCGCCCCCGTCCGACGGACGCCTTCGCTCAGGATCATCATCGCGAGAATCGTGATCGTTGCGGGGTTCGAGAATCCGGAAACGCCTTCGCGCGGCGAAACGCCCGTCCACGGACCGAGTATCATAAGCGTCACCATGATCCCGATCGCTGTGACGTCGATCGGGACGGGTTCGGTGACGAACAAAATGAAAGCGACGAGAATAATCAGAAAGATGAGGAGCGTCCCAACAGTCACTGCAGACATCGATATATATTAATAATCATGGTGGTAGTTGGATGTACTGGTCGATAATCACTATCGAGCGGTTACACGGGGATTCCACGAGATGAGCCTGGCCAAGGTGATGGGTGGCGTGTATTGAATCAGTCGGTGTTACCTGACGACAGTGACCGGAATGGTAGTACGCTCAACTACGTCTCGTGCCACGCTGCCCAAGAACTCAATAGTTCGTTCGGACCAGCCCCGGTGACCAACGTAGAGCGTGTCGAACTCTCCTTTCTCGGCATATTCGGGTATTCTCTTCGCCGGTTTTCCGTAGAGTAATTCTCCAGACACGGTTTGCCCCCGCTCCGCTGCAAACTCGATCGCCTCGTCTATGATCGCTCGACCGTGCTCCTCTGCGGCGTCAAGGCTATCGATGACTAGCCGGTCCCTGCGGTCGGACCCGGATATCGGTTCTCCACCACCAGCGTCATAGATATCCGGTTCGATTGCGTGGATTACCGTGATTGATCCGCCGGTCGCGTTAGCGATGTCCGTAGCATACGCAAGTGCCCGATTGCTCTCTTCTGATCCATCAACGGCGACAAGTAGTTCCATACCAAACCTTTAGCACCAGACCGGTTAAATCGACTGCCCCGTCCGACCACCCGAGAATGGTCTTCTGCCTCTAGAGGCTCAATAGCCATATTAGCCAAGCGGAAAGAAAATAGACACCATCATTTTATCCACATTCTAACCGTAGTTGGTACTATGATCTCACGGATCCTCGTTCCGATGGACGACTCGGAGATGGCCCAGCGAGCGCTCGAGTACGCCCTCGAGAACCATCCCGACGCGGAGATCACCGTCTTGCACGTCGTGGGCGGACCGTCACTGTGGGGAGGAGCAGCCACGTCGCTTGCTCTTGAAGAGGATGTTGAAGAGGCCGCAGAGGAGCGCGCAGAGGACATATTTGATGACGCCAAGAAACTTGCCGGCGAGTACGATGTCGAGATCACCACCGAGGTTCAACTGGGCCATCCGGCTCGAGCGATTGTGAACAGCGCCGACGATTTCGATGCGGTCGTCATCGGGAGCCACGGCGGCTCGTTAGTCGATCGACTGGTCGTCGGGAACGTCGCCCAGAAAGTGTT
It includes:
- a CDS encoding universal stress protein, yielding MELLVAVDGSEESNRALAYATDIANATGGSITVIHAIEPDIYDAGGGEPISGSDRRDRLVIDSLDAAEEHGRAIIDEAIEFAAERGQTVSGELLYGKPAKRIPEYAEKGEFDTLYVGHRGWSERTIEFLGSVARDVVERTTIPVTVVR
- a CDS encoding universal stress protein, with amino-acid sequence MISRILVPMDDSEMAQRALEYALENHPDAEITVLHVVGGPSLWGGAATSLALEEDVEEAAEERAEDIFDDAKKLAGEYDVEITTEVQLGHPARAIVNSADDFDAVVIGSHGGSLVDRLVVGNVAQKVFRNSPVPVIVAR
- a CDS encoding SLC13 family permease — its product is MSAVTVGTLLIFLIILVAFILFVTEPVPIDVTAIGIMVTLMILGPWTGVSPREGVSGFSNPATITILAMMILSEGVRRTGAIQRLKKIVASFTGESEHKQLGATVGLVGPLSGIINNTAAVAILLPMVSDLAHENGTSPSKLLIPLSYASMAGGMLTLIGTSTNLLASDVASRLAADYPSLHAFSMFEFAHLGFVVFLVTGVYLLTIGYWLAPSHVTPRSKLETAQKEEFFTEVIVGEESPFVGLTLQEALEAVEFEANVTQLIRDGDYYREPKLSMTIREGDTFTIRLTEDALRTLHGVEGIEIVSEVTPPGGFDALGPEQTLVEIVVTAGSNLVGETAESSRFQDQYQTAVLAIRRGGETAYERLTEYRIRPGDLLLIESDPDTVDRLADDPNMIVAGELAVQQFRSSKLPIAVGVVLSVVGVAALGILPIMVAALGGVLVMIVAGIIKPAEAYDAVQWDVIFLLAGVIPLGRALSETGGADLLSTLVVSTADFLPTIAVLGLFYLLTAAITNLVSNQASVVLLIPVAVDAAAKLNANAFAFVLAVTFAASTAFMSPVGYQTNLFVYGPGGYDFSDYIRVGGPLQVILAVVTTLGIAAFWGL